The following are encoded in a window of Brevibacillus ruminantium genomic DNA:
- a CDS encoding TIGR03826 family flagellar region protein — translation MSLGKLSNCTRCDALFVQTVRDICPKCHQAVEKEYEECARYLRKRENRGANIYQVSEATGVSVKQITKFIKEGRISVEGSPSLGYPCESCGTLIRSGNLCESCVRSLQHDITQQSDLDRRLEEERRERQAQAAYKRRTKTGE, via the coding sequence ATGTCCCTGGGCAAACTTTCCAATTGCACGAGGTGCGACGCTCTGTTTGTACAAACTGTACGTGATATTTGTCCCAAATGCCATCAGGCTGTGGAAAAGGAGTACGAGGAATGCGCCCGGTATTTGCGGAAGCGCGAAAATCGGGGAGCGAACATTTATCAGGTAAGTGAAGCGACGGGCGTCAGCGTCAAGCAGATTACCAAGTTTATAAAAGAAGGACGGATTTCCGTAGAGGGAAGTCCCAGTCTCGGCTATCCTTGTGAAAGCTGCGGCACCCTGATTCGCAGCGGGAACCTCTGTGAGTCATGCGTTCGCAGTCTGCAGCACGATATTACGCAGCAGAGCGATCTGGATCGTCGACTGGAAGAGGAAAGACGCGAGAGACAAGCCCAGGCTGCTTATAAGAGAAGGACGAAAACGGGCGAATAA
- a CDS encoding flagellar protein FlgN has protein sequence MVKWSHLYELLDNLIQLHKALLSLSHQKKDALVQGDVDQLLAVTTKEKKLIKAVDAAENARLSLVTQIFAEQGMKRENGTLADLIKLTTSPEEKTRLMNAREELTQIVSELRQQNEVNQQLLEQSLSFVNMTLDLVTDTPEDDFFYGRSPRSDGYRSHTRTFFNTKA, from the coding sequence ATGGTGAAATGGAGCCATCTCTACGAGCTGCTCGACAACTTGATCCAACTGCATAAGGCATTGCTTTCGCTGTCCCATCAAAAGAAGGACGCTTTGGTCCAAGGAGATGTGGACCAGCTGTTGGCGGTGACCACCAAGGAAAAGAAGCTGATCAAAGCCGTAGATGCGGCTGAAAACGCGCGTCTGTCACTCGTCACGCAGATTTTTGCAGAGCAAGGCATGAAGCGGGAAAACGGTACCTTGGCAGACCTGATCAAGCTGACGACCAGCCCGGAAGAGAAAACCCGTCTGATGAACGCCCGGGAAGAACTGACGCAAATCGTCAGCGAGCTTCGCCAGCAAAACGAAGTGAATCAGCAGCTTCTGGAGCAATCCTTGTCTTTTGTGAATATGACGCTGGATCTGGTCACCGATACGCCGGAAGACGATTTCTTTTACGGTAGATCACCCAGATCGGATGGGTATCGCAGTCATACACGGACTTTTTTTAATACAAAGGCATAA
- the flgM gene encoding flagellar biosynthesis anti-sigma factor FlgM, whose protein sequence is MRINEPNRTGMINSYNQSNKAQSAKGRTPMGKDEVNISSEALEMLKQVEDPQSPARREKVSSLKQQVEEGTYKVPSEKIAEKFLAFWRKR, encoded by the coding sequence ATGCGAATAAATGAACCGAATCGCACCGGGATGATCAACTCATACAATCAATCAAATAAGGCCCAGTCGGCCAAAGGACGCACGCCGATGGGCAAGGATGAGGTCAACATCTCGAGTGAAGCGCTGGAGATGCTCAAACAAGTGGAAGACCCGCAGTCGCCTGCTCGGAGAGAAAAAGTAAGCAGTCTGAAACAACAAGTGGAAGAGGGAACCTACAAAGTTCCCAGCGAGAAGATTGCTGAAAAGTTCCTGGCGTTTTGGCGTAAACGATAG
- the flgK gene encoding flagellar hook-associated protein FlgK, whose amino-acid sequence MRSTFHGLEVSKRGLFAQQSALNTTGHNISNANTEGYTRQRANMQATTGIPYPGLHANVEPGLLGTGVNVVSLQRLREDFLDVQYRNEYKRQGYWDGRLETLEKLEGIMNEPSETGLQKVMDQMWQSWQDLAKDPTNTSARAVVRERSKAFADTLMSTYNHLEEVQRDLDNVIGVKAMEINSLGQQIASLNRQIADVVPHGYVPNDLYDQRDVLLDKLSKLMEIKVTPGASGTVNVTLEGRDFVTGSQSQPVATQQNANGMLDLTIAGAIVVPTTGYMAGVYESRNQIVPNLKHRLDVLAVNLTKEINDLHRQGVSLNDMKNGTVQDLPFFVDTTTPVGGKDYPKGAGTISIHPDILASLDAIAAAQPEAGGNSAGNNQNALAIAAIKFKVLQPGPGPMDLKESSSLDDYYRYTIGQLGIDAQEAQRNQQNAEMIVGTIDSQRQSVSGVSLDDEMAELVKYQHAYSASARMMTSIDEILDKVINGMGRVGL is encoded by the coding sequence ATGCGCTCTACTTTTCACGGATTAGAGGTAAGCAAACGCGGATTGTTCGCACAACAATCTGCTCTGAATACGACAGGCCATAATATTTCCAACGCGAATACAGAGGGATATACACGTCAACGAGCAAACATGCAGGCAACGACCGGAATTCCGTACCCAGGCTTGCACGCCAATGTGGAGCCGGGCTTACTTGGAACCGGTGTGAATGTCGTCAGCTTGCAAAGGCTGCGGGAAGATTTCCTGGATGTGCAGTATCGTAATGAATACAAGCGCCAAGGATATTGGGATGGTCGACTGGAAACCTTGGAAAAGCTTGAAGGAATTATGAATGAACCGTCTGAAACCGGGCTGCAGAAGGTTATGGATCAGATGTGGCAATCTTGGCAGGATCTCGCCAAGGATCCAACAAACACCTCTGCTCGTGCGGTGGTAAGAGAGCGCTCGAAGGCGTTTGCGGATACCTTGATGAGCACGTACAACCATCTGGAAGAAGTACAGCGTGATCTCGATAATGTCATCGGTGTAAAAGCGATGGAGATTAACTCGCTTGGTCAGCAAATTGCCAGTCTTAATCGCCAGATTGCCGATGTCGTCCCGCATGGCTATGTCCCGAATGACTTGTATGATCAACGTGACGTTTTGTTAGACAAGCTGTCCAAGCTGATGGAAATTAAAGTAACACCCGGTGCAAGTGGAACCGTTAACGTTACTTTGGAAGGCCGCGATTTTGTAACAGGTTCCCAATCACAGCCGGTAGCCACTCAGCAAAATGCCAATGGAATGCTTGATCTTACGATTGCAGGTGCTATAGTTGTTCCTACGACTGGTTATATGGCTGGTGTATACGAATCAAGAAATCAAATTGTCCCAAACCTAAAGCATCGTCTGGATGTATTGGCTGTTAACCTTACAAAAGAAATCAACGATCTCCACAGACAGGGTGTAAGTCTTAATGATATGAAGAATGGCACTGTCCAAGACTTGCCATTCTTCGTAGATACAACGACACCGGTTGGAGGAAAAGATTATCCAAAAGGAGCCGGAACGATATCCATACACCCAGATATTTTGGCAAGTTTGGACGCAATTGCGGCTGCACAGCCTGAAGCAGGAGGAAACTCCGCCGGCAATAACCAAAATGCGCTCGCGATTGCTGCCATTAAATTTAAGGTGCTTCAACCTGGCCCTGGACCAATGGACTTAAAAGAGAGTTCATCTTTAGACGATTATTATCGCTACACCATTGGTCAACTTGGAATTGACGCCCAAGAAGCACAGCGAAACCAACAAAACGCCGAGATGATTGTAGGCACTATCGACAGTCAGAGACAATCCGTATCTGGCGTGTCACTTGATGATGAAATGGCAGAGTTGGTGAAATACCAACATGCTTATAGTGCTTCAGCCCGGATGATGACCAGTATCGATGAGATTTTGGACAAAGTGATAAATGGTATGGGGCGGGTAGGCTTGTAA